The following proteins are encoded in a genomic region of Candidatus Bathyarchaeota archaeon:
- a CDS encoding biotin/lipoyl-binding protein has product MRRNMAPKQDVEGAVTAPMMGKIISVMVKKGDHVKAGQIVCILEAMKMENEITTPKAGTVQEVRVFEGSSVSEGETLFVIN; this is encoded by the coding sequence ATGAGGAGAAATATGGCGCCCAAACAGGATGTGGAAGGGGCCGTGACCGCACCCATGATGGGAAAAATTATCTCAGTAATGGTCAAGAAGGGAGACCATGTGAAGGCAGGCCAGATTGTATGTATCCTTGAGGCTATGAAAATGGAGAATGAAATCACAACACCTAAGGCTGGAACTGTTCAAGAAGTGCGCGTCTTTGAGGGCTCTTCAGTGAGCGAGGGCGAAACCCTCTTCGTGATAAATTAG